Genomic window (Campylobacter sp. RM16704):
AATATAAATATACTTGATCATATTCATGTAGACTATTATGGTAATACTACTCCTCTTAATCAAGTAGCAACAGTTTTAGCAACAGATGCTTCAACTATTAGCATTACTCCTTGGGAAAAATCTATGCTCAAAACAATAGAAAGTGCTATAGCTGCGGCAAATATTGGTGTAAATCCAAATAACGATGGTGAAAGCGTAAAGTTGTTTTTCCCTCCTATGACAAGAGAACAAAGAGAAGAAAATGCCAAAAATGCTAAGGCTATGGGGGAAAAAGCCAAAGTAGCTATTAGAAATATTAGAAAAGATGCCAATGATGCGGTTAAAAAACTAGAAAAAGATAAAGCAATCTCAGAAGATGAGGCTAAAAAAGCTTATGATGAAGTACAAAAACAAACCGATAACTATACAGTAAAAATAGATGAATTAGTTAAAAACAAAGAAGTGGAACTTTTAAAGGTTTGATAATGAACTTAGAGCAAATTTATAAAGATTGTGGTGCATATTTACAGGGACATTTTTTACTTAGTTCTGGTAAGCATTCTGAATTTTACCTTCAAAGTGCTAAGGTTTTAGAAAATCCAAAATTAGCAGGTAAGCTTTGTGATGAACTTGCAAAGGTTATTGCAAGTTTTGATATTAAATTTGATAGCATTTGCTCTCCTGCTTTGGGTGGAATTTTAGCAGGATATGAGCTTGCTAGAGCTTGCAATAAACGCTTTATATTTACAGAACGCGTAGAGGGAGTTATGAGTCTTAGACGCGGTTTTGAAGTTAAAAAAGGCGAAAAATTTATAGTTTGTGAAGACATTATCACAACAGGT
Coding sequences:
- the pyrE gene encoding orotate phosphoribosyltransferase, giving the protein MNLEQIYKDCGAYLQGHFLLSSGKHSEFYLQSAKVLENPKLAGKLCDELAKVIASFDIKFDSICSPALGGILAGYELARACNKRFIFTERVEGVMSLRRGFEVKKGEKFIVCEDIITTGGSALESAKIIQSLGGEIVGFAALANRGFCAVTNLNNPRKENAKLPENLPLFALGNFDFDIYEANTCPLCEKGTKAIKPGSRGN
- the frr gene encoding ribosome recycling factor → MLNEIYAKQKQQSDKSIEALKKDFTTIRTGKVNINILDHIHVDYYGNTTPLNQVATVLATDASTISITPWEKSMLKTIESAIAAANIGVNPNNDGESVKLFFPPMTREQREENAKNAKAMGEKAKVAIRNIRKDANDAVKKLEKDKAISEDEAKKAYDEVQKQTDNYTVKIDELVKNKEVELLKV